AGCGCATCGAGATCGTGGCCAAGGAGTCCTTCGCCCGCACCGCCACCGACGTGACCAGCCAGATCACCCGGGCCGCCGGGCGCAACCCCGACGCCTTCCTCATCTGGGCCATCCCGCCCGGGGCCAACGTGGCCACGAAGAACATCCGCGACCTCAACCTGCGCCAGCCGATCTACCACAGCCACGGGGTGGCCAACAAGACCTTCCTCGACCTGGGCGGCCCCACCGTGGAGGGCGTCGTCCTGGCCGTCGGCCCGCTGCTGGTGGCGGAAGAACTGCCCGACACCAACAAGCAGAAGCCGGTGCTGCTGGAGTACATCCGCCGGTACGAGGGGCGCTTCGGTCCGGGCACGCGCAACACCTTCGGCGGGCACGCGCTGGACGCCATGCTCATCCTCAAGCCGGCCATCGAGCGGGTGCTGCGGCAGGGGGTGCGCCCGGAGAACGTGGGCGGCTTCCGGGCCACGCTGCGCGACCAGATCGAGCGCGGCACCAAGGAGCTCGTGGGGATCACCGGCGTCTTCAACTTCTCCCCCAAGGACCACCTCGGGCTGGACAAGCGGGCGGCGGTGATCGTGCGCATCCAGGGAGGGACCTGGCGGCTGGTGCGGCCGTAGGCGGCGAGCCCTCCCCCGTCACCGGCGGCCCCCCCGGCCCGGGTCCGGGAGGCGTCATCGAGCGCGACGGCGCCCGCCTGGCCTACCAGCGCCTCGGCGACCCGGGCCGGCCGCCGCTCCTCCTCCTGCACAACGCCTGCGCCACCTTCCGCGCCGCCTTCGAGCCGGTCCTGCCGCCGCTGGCCGCGCGTTTCCACCTGATCGGCCCGGACCTGCGCGGCCACGGCGCCAGCACCAACCCCCTCGACCGCCTCGACCTGCGCGAGCTGGCCGACGACGCCGCGGCGCTGCTGGACCACCTGGGGGTCGACCGGGCGCACGTGCTCGCCTTCAGCGGTGGGGCCTCGGCGGCGCTGTACCTGGTGACGCGCCACCCGGCGCGCGTCGCCACCCAGGTGCTGGTCGGCAGCCACTACACCGTGCGCGACCTGCCCACGCGCGGGGCGGCGTTCTGGGACGCGGAGCGGATGCGCACGACGCGGCCCCTGTGGTGGCGGGCGCTGGCGCGGCTGCACGGCTCGGAGGAGCGGCTGCGCGACCTGCTGCGCTGCTGGGCGGAGGAGGACCGCCACCGCCCCGACTTCACCCGGGAGGCGCTGGCGGCCATCGCCCAGCCCACGCTGCTCGTGGCGGGGGAGCGCGACCGCATCACGCCCATCGCCCAGACCCGGGAGATGGCCGCCTGGATGCCGCACG
The DNA window shown above is from Armatimonadota bacterium and carries:
- a CDS encoding alpha/beta fold hydrolase — translated: MHNACATFRAAFEPVLPPLAARFHLIGPDLRGHGASTNPLDRLDLRELADDAAALLDHLGVDRAHVLAFSGGASAALYLVTRHPARVATQVLVGSHYTVRDLPTRGAAFWDAERMRTTRPLWWRALARLHGSEERLRDLLRCWAEEDRHRPDFTREALAAIAQPTLLVAGERDRITPIAQTREMAAWMPHAELVLVPGVGHDVIREATDTFLAAAFRFWERHGVV